A window of Mucilaginibacter paludis DSM 18603 contains these coding sequences:
- a CDS encoding glycoside hydrolase family 3 C-terminal domain-containing protein → MIKPCCHVLFFTLLAVGAANAQRIQDDSRQKEKIRSLISRMTLQEKVSLLHANSKFYVSGIKRLGIPELALSDGPHGVRAEVNRNDWAYSGWTTDSATCFPPGTALAATWNPALAYKQGLVLGEEARFRKKDVLLGPGINIIRSPLCGRNFEYMSEDPLLISKMAVAYIKALQSKDVAVSVKHWIANNQETHRDSVDVQMSERALREIYLPGFKAAVTEGGAYTVMAAYNKFRGDWCSENEYLNRQILRNEFGFKGVLMTDWAAAHTTVKAALSGLDLEMGTDIKDYNQWYFADPLIKAVAEGKVPLSVVDEKVEHVLTVMFKTKMFDESKREKGKMNTPEHQKAAYNSAAEAAVLLQNKGGLLPVNFDKIKSVAIVGDNATRKHCGAGLSSEIKALYEISPLEAIKQKFGAKVKINFAQGYDKQSSFKEGSNAGQSNSNHVDWKLIQEAVKVARESEVVIIFGGLNHDFDTESFDRQNMDLPYGQEVLIQEVAKANPNTAVVIVAGSPVKLAGIVNRVPAILWSWYGGMEAGNAVADLLSGKVNPSGKLPFTIPVALDQSPAHALGNFPGMNLKVNYEEDILVGYRWFDTKKIQPQFPFGYGLSYTAFAIDNFSADKAIYKKDDVIRAKFVVKNTGTRYGAEVLQLYASDPASPVLHPEKELKAFEKIFLQPGEIKTVELSIKVADLAYYDETKKAWKVETGQFALQLGNSSRNISKVINISIE, encoded by the coding sequence ATGATAAAGCCATGCTGCCATGTGCTTTTTTTTACCTTACTGGCCGTAGGGGCGGCTAACGCGCAACGTATTCAGGATGATAGCCGCCAGAAAGAAAAAATCCGCTCGCTGATTAGCCGGATGACGTTGCAGGAGAAAGTGAGCCTGCTGCATGCCAATTCTAAATTTTATGTGTCAGGTATAAAAAGATTAGGTATCCCTGAATTGGCGCTGAGTGACGGGCCTCACGGGGTACGCGCTGAAGTTAACCGGAACGATTGGGCATATTCTGGCTGGACCACCGATTCTGCAACCTGCTTCCCTCCGGGCACTGCTCTTGCCGCAACCTGGAATCCGGCCCTGGCCTATAAGCAAGGGCTTGTATTGGGCGAAGAAGCCCGGTTCAGAAAAAAGGATGTTTTACTGGGCCCGGGCATCAATATTATCCGTTCGCCACTTTGCGGTCGCAACTTTGAGTACATGAGCGAAGATCCGCTTCTCATCTCAAAAATGGCCGTCGCCTATATCAAAGCACTGCAATCTAAAGATGTGGCTGTGAGTGTAAAACACTGGATAGCCAATAACCAGGAAACACATCGCGATTCTGTTGATGTACAAATGAGCGAAAGGGCTTTGCGCGAGATTTATCTGCCCGGTTTTAAAGCGGCAGTTACCGAAGGCGGGGCTTATACCGTAATGGCTGCTTATAATAAATTCAGGGGCGACTGGTGCTCGGAAAACGAATATCTCAACAGGCAAATTCTTCGAAATGAATTTGGATTTAAAGGCGTGTTAATGACTGACTGGGCAGCGGCGCATACCACGGTAAAGGCGGCATTAAGCGGCCTGGATCTGGAAATGGGCACCGATATAAAAGATTACAACCAATGGTATTTTGCTGATCCGTTAATTAAAGCCGTAGCAGAAGGAAAGGTGCCCTTATCTGTTGTTGATGAAAAAGTAGAGCATGTTTTGACGGTGATGTTCAAAACCAAAATGTTTGATGAAAGCAAGCGCGAAAAGGGAAAAATGAATACCCCCGAGCATCAAAAGGCGGCCTATAATTCAGCTGCTGAAGCCGCGGTATTGCTTCAAAACAAAGGGGGGCTCCTCCCGGTCAATTTCGATAAAATAAAATCGGTCGCTATCGTTGGCGATAATGCCACCCGCAAACATTGTGGGGCAGGGTTGAGTTCCGAAATAAAGGCCTTATACGAAATAAGTCCTCTGGAAGCCATAAAGCAAAAGTTTGGTGCTAAAGTAAAAATAAATTTTGCCCAGGGATATGATAAGCAATCCAGCTTCAAAGAAGGCAGTAATGCGGGCCAGTCAAATTCAAATCATGTCGACTGGAAATTAATTCAGGAGGCTGTAAAGGTTGCCAGGGAATCAGAAGTGGTTATCATTTTCGGCGGGCTGAACCACGATTTTGATACCGAATCTTTTGACCGGCAAAATATGGACTTGCCTTACGGGCAGGAAGTATTGATCCAGGAAGTAGCCAAGGCAAACCCAAACACAGCGGTAGTTATAGTGGCCGGTTCGCCGGTAAAATTAGCGGGTATTGTTAACCGGGTTCCGGCTATTTTATGGTCGTGGTATGGTGGTATGGAAGCCGGTAATGCGGTGGCCGATCTGTTAAGCGGAAAGGTAAATCCATCCGGCAAATTGCCTTTTACCATACCGGTGGCTCTTGACCAGTCGCCTGCCCACGCTTTGGGTAATTTTCCCGGAATGAACCTGAAAGTAAATTACGAGGAAGATATTTTAGTAGGGTATCGTTGGTTTGATACCAAAAAGATTCAGCCTCAATTCCCCTTTGGGTACGGACTTTCTTATACGGCCTTCGCAATCGATAATTTCTCGGCAGATAAGGCCATCTATAAAAAGGATGATGTTATTCGTGCAAAATTCGTAGTTAAAAATACCGGTACCCGTTACGGTGCCGAGGTTCTGCAATTATATGCAAGTGACCCTGCGAGCCCCGTTTTACATCCCGAAAAGGAATTAAAGGCTTTCGAGAAAATTTTCCTGCAACCAGGCGAGATAAAAACAGTTGAGCTGAGTATAAAGGTTGCAGATCTGGCTTATTACGACGAAACAAAAAAAGCATGGAAAGTGGAAACCGGCCAGTTTGCGCTGCAATTAGGCAACTCATCACGAAATATTTCGAAAGTGATAAATATCTCAATTGAATAA